A genomic window from Sphingobacterium spiritivorum includes:
- a CDS encoding NAD(P)H-dependent oxidoreductase, whose protein sequence is MSLLEDLSWRYATKKYDPSKKVSTEDVHKIIEAARLAPTSSGLQQFRVLLITNQELKEKIVPVAMDQQIIADCSHLLVFAAWDQYTEERIDEIYNRTTDERELPRGRFSSYTDRLKSLYLQQSAEENFVHTARQAYIGFGLAIAQAAELKIDTTPVEGFNNQQLDELLGLTEKGLKSVTLLPIGYRDNEGDWLVNMKKVRNPQSEFVIEYN, encoded by the coding sequence ATGTCATTATTAGAAGATTTATCATGGCGCTACGCCACAAAGAAGTATGACCCTTCAAAAAAAGTTAGTACAGAGGACGTGCATAAAATTATAGAGGCCGCTCGTCTTGCTCCGACTTCCTCAGGTTTACAACAATTCAGAGTACTGCTTATCACAAATCAGGAATTAAAAGAAAAAATCGTTCCTGTTGCAATGGATCAGCAGATCATAGCTGATTGCTCACATCTTCTGGTGTTTGCAGCATGGGATCAGTATACTGAAGAACGTATTGATGAGATTTACAACCGTACTACAGATGAACGTGAATTGCCGAGAGGTCGTTTTTCATCTTATACAGACCGCCTGAAGAGCTTGTATCTTCAGCAATCCGCAGAAGAGAATTTTGTGCATACCGCGAGACAGGCCTATATCGGATTTGGACTTGCTATAGCTCAGGCTGCAGAACTAAAAATAGATACTACACCGGTAGAAGGGTTTAACAATCAGCAATTGGACGAATTGCTGGGATTGACTGAAAAAGGATTGAAGAGCGTCACTTTATTACCAATAGGATACAGAGATAATGAGGGAGACTGGTTGGTCAACATGAAAAAAGTGAGAAATCCACAATCGGAATTTGTAATCGAATACAACTAA
- a CDS encoding S46 family peptidase: MNIFNKKGLALALLFATSAIQFSAKVPDEGMFPLSELSKAGLKAAGLKISEKDIYNPGQVGLVDALVQISGCTGSFVSGKGLIVTNHHCAFSAVQLASSPEHDYLKNGFVANSHEQEIQAKGLTIRITDSYEDVSNQILGAVSNITDPSQRIAIIKQKREELAAKAQKEDPTIKAEVSEMFIGKTYVLFRYKTIEDVRLVYIPRRDIGEFGGETDNWVWPRHTGDFSFVRAYVAPDGSSAKYSKNNVPYEPKKFLKVNPKGVEENDFVFILGYPGRTFRHRPAQYIAYQQQFLLPYTSELYDFQNKQMELAGKDDKATELALATRIKRNANVLKNYRGKLKGLRNIDLISSKKQEDEALATFINSKSELKTKYGTLMSDIADFYARTFEDAKKELWFNNIYSSTKLLQVARDINDFKAEMSKYKNAADQQKFFELNIAKVKQTIAGYYESYNMQVDETIAARMFTDAYQLNGSNTIQTIQNLKFSNQEQAGKYAIQLIKESKLNKEATFNKDILANAKSLLAYNDNLLSFQKTLDQELTTFGKEQQRRDGQLNKLMGDYVAVKEIYQSKNFIPDANSTLRLTFGNIKGYAPVDATYMKPFTTVKGILEKGNSDNPEFVYPEAIRTAWLSKNFGAYEKKDLKDVPVNILYNMDTTGGNSGSPIMNAYGELIGVNFDRSYDATINDFAWNESYSRSIGVDIRYVLWIADKIDNAQFIIKEMGI; the protein is encoded by the coding sequence ATGAACATTTTTAACAAAAAAGGATTGGCCCTGGCTCTCCTTTTTGCCACGAGTGCGATTCAATTTTCAGCTAAAGTCCCCGATGAAGGGATGTTTCCTCTCAGTGAGTTAAGCAAAGCAGGCTTAAAAGCTGCCGGACTAAAGATCAGTGAAAAGGACATTTATAATCCTGGGCAGGTAGGTCTTGTCGATGCGCTGGTGCAAATCAGCGGTTGTACCGGATCATTCGTGTCCGGTAAAGGATTGATTGTTACCAATCATCATTGTGCTTTCAGTGCTGTACAACTGGCGAGTAGTCCTGAACACGATTATCTTAAAAATGGTTTTGTAGCAAATTCACATGAACAAGAGATCCAGGCTAAAGGCTTGACTATCCGTATTACAGATTCATATGAGGATGTTTCCAATCAGATACTGGGTGCTGTTTCCAATATTACGGATCCTAGCCAAAGGATTGCTATTATCAAACAAAAACGGGAAGAACTCGCTGCCAAAGCTCAGAAAGAAGATCCTACAATCAAAGCAGAAGTTTCTGAAATGTTTATCGGAAAGACTTATGTGCTTTTCCGTTATAAAACCATTGAGGATGTCAGACTGGTCTATATACCAAGAAGAGATATCGGTGAATTCGGAGGTGAAACAGACAACTGGGTATGGCCTCGTCATACCGGAGATTTTTCTTTTGTACGTGCTTATGTTGCTCCGGACGGATCTTCAGCCAAATATTCAAAAAATAATGTACCCTATGAGCCTAAGAAATTCTTAAAAGTAAATCCTAAAGGTGTAGAGGAAAATGATTTTGTCTTTATTCTGGGATATCCGGGTCGTACATTCAGACATCGTCCGGCACAATACATTGCCTACCAGCAGCAGTTTTTGTTACCGTATACATCTGAACTTTATGATTTTCAGAATAAACAGATGGAACTGGCAGGTAAGGATGATAAAGCGACGGAACTGGCTTTGGCAACCCGTATCAAACGAAATGCAAATGTACTGAAGAATTACAGAGGTAAACTAAAGGGGCTTCGCAACATTGATCTGATCTCTTCAAAAAAACAGGAAGATGAAGCACTTGCGACATTTATCAACAGCAAATCTGAACTGAAAACCAAATACGGAACACTGATGTCAGATATTGCTGACTTCTATGCACGTACATTTGAAGATGCAAAAAAAGAACTTTGGTTTAATAATATCTATTCAAGCACCAAACTTCTGCAGGTTGCCCGTGATATTAATGATTTCAAAGCTGAAATGTCAAAATACAAAAATGCGGCGGATCAGCAGAAGTTTTTTGAACTGAATATTGCTAAAGTAAAACAGACTATAGCCGGATATTACGAAAGCTATAATATGCAGGTGGATGAAACGATTGCGGCACGTATGTTTACTGATGCTTATCAACTGAATGGTTCAAATACCATCCAGACTATTCAGAATCTAAAATTCTCTAATCAGGAACAGGCAGGTAAATATGCGATCCAACTCATCAAAGAGTCAAAGTTGAATAAGGAAGCGACGTTTAATAAAGATATATTGGCAAATGCGAAAAGCTTATTGGCGTATAATGACAATCTGCTGAGCTTTCAAAAAACTCTGGACCAGGAATTGACTACTTTCGGAAAAGAACAGCAACGCCGTGACGGACAACTGAATAAGTTAATGGGTGATTATGTAGCTGTAAAAGAGATCTATCAGTCCAAAAATTTTATTCCGGATGCAAATTCTACGCTTAGACTTACATTTGGAAATATCAAGGGATACGCTCCAGTGGATGCTACTTATATGAAGCCTTTTACAACCGTTAAGGGTATATTGGAAAAAGGTAATTCTGATAATCCTGAGTTTGTGTATCCTGAAGCGATTCGTACAGCCTGGTTATCTAAGAATTTCGGTGCTTACGAAAAGAAAGACCTTAAAGACGTACCTGTAAATATCCTTTACAATATGGATACTACAGGAGGTAACTCCGGTTCTCCTATTATGAATGCTTACGGCGAACTTATTGGTGTTAATTTTGATCGTTCATATGATGCGACTATCAATGATTTTGCATGGAACGAGAGTTACAGCCGTTCTATAGGAGTAGATATACGTTATGTATTGTGGATTGCTGATAAAATCGACAATGCGCAGTTCATCATTAAGGAAATGGGAATTTAA
- a CDS encoding DUF1304 domain-containing protein codes for MITIITKILVAVVALEHLYILWMEMFAWETAGRKTFKGSLPDEMFRPTKGLAANQGLYNGFLAAGLIWSFFIEDVIWQKNIALFFLGCVIVAGIYGSISASRKIFFVQALPAILALVFVLLS; via the coding sequence ATGATAACAATTATTACAAAGATATTAGTCGCTGTGGTGGCGCTGGAACATCTTTACATCCTGTGGATGGAAATGTTCGCCTGGGAAACAGCAGGCCGTAAAACTTTTAAAGGATCCTTACCCGATGAAATGTTTCGTCCAACAAAAGGCCTGGCCGCAAATCAGGGACTATATAATGGTTTTCTTGCAGCCGGACTGATTTGGTCATTCTTTATAGAAGATGTGATCTGGCAAAAGAATATTGCACTGTTCTTTCTGGGATGTGTTATTGTGGCCGGAATATACGGATCCATATCGGCATCCCGTAAGATCTTTTTTGTGCAGGCATTGCCCGCTATTCTGGCTCTTGTATTTGTACTGTTATCATAA
- a CDS encoding copper-transporting P-type ATPase encodes MKEDKSTDRRMDKEKQHKAVIPVSDKSSTYYCPMHCEGDKVYDAPGSCPICGMFLISTDKADANTRESKSGGCCSSKKPESTESQSNKDGKYYCPMHCEGDKMYDAPGSCPVCGMFLISTDKADANTRESKSGGCCSSKKPESTESQSNKDGKYYCPMHCEGDKMYDAPGSCPVCGMFLVDAEKPGNKTKDSKSDSCCSLAVHQTKYPKSPNNKAGKYYCPMHCEGDKVYDHAGNCPVCGMNLEKIPDMRQSTQYTCPMHSEIVEDGPGSCPICGMDLVPITPDDEDKTYVDLLRKFWIALGFTIPIFILAMGEMIPGDPIGKIIPTHINGWIQLALTVPVVFYATWMFFERAWRSFKTWKLNMFSLIGLGATAAFIYSLVGLIFPQLFPSEFRGHHGNVGLYFESVCVILTLVLLGQVMEAKAHSKTNSAIKELIKLAPSEATLVENGSERKIAVESIVIGHVLRVKPGDKIPVDGEIVDGNATVDESMISGEPVPVDKQVGDKVSSGTINGNRTFLMKAERVGDETLLSQIINMVNDASRSKAPIQKLTDQVSAIFVPIVIVISILTFIAWMIWGPDPRMVFGFANLLAVLIVACPCALGLATPMSVMVGVGKGAKNGILIKNAEALEKLNKVNVLVTDKTGTLTEGKPTVNEVFGVAASDADEVLQMAAALNQNSTHPLAEATVKKAQEKHLKLDKVEDFENISGKGVSGTIGGKHVFLGNEKLLIDQHITISEEIRGQVEAQQATGKTVSYLAIDKDVAGFITISDKIKATAKAAIQQLMSHGVDVVMITGDNAKTANAVADELGIKHFLSQALPEDKLQEIKKMQAKGQIVAMAGDGINDAPALAQADIGIAMGTGTDVAIESAQVTLLKGDLTGIVKAKILSEKLTRNIKENLTFAFLYNVLGIPVAAGILYPVFGLLLSPMIAAAAMSFSSVSVILNSLRLNAARIDR; translated from the coding sequence ATGAAAGAAGATAAATCAACGGATCGCCGTATGGACAAGGAGAAACAGCATAAAGCAGTTATTCCGGTATCTGACAAAAGCAGTACATACTACTGTCCCATGCACTGTGAAGGGGACAAAGTATACGATGCTCCCGGAAGCTGCCCGATCTGTGGTATGTTTTTAATATCTACCGATAAAGCGGATGCAAATACGAGGGAAAGTAAATCAGGCGGCTGTTGCAGCTCGAAAAAACCCGAATCGACTGAATCGCAAAGTAATAAAGACGGCAAATACTATTGCCCTATGCATTGTGAAGGAGACAAAATGTATGATGCTCCCGGAAGCTGCCCGGTATGTGGTATGTTTTTAATATCTACCGATAAAGCGGATGCAAATACGAGGGAAAGTAAATCAGGTGGCTGTTGCAGCTCGAAAAAACCCGAATCGACTGAATCGCAAAGTAATAAAGACGGCAAATACTATTGCCCTATGCATTGTGAAGGAGACAAAATGTATGATGCTCCCGGAAGCTGCCCGGTATGCGGTATGTTTTTAGTCGATGCCGAAAAGCCGGGCAACAAAACGAAGGATAGTAAATCAGACAGTTGTTGCAGTTTAGCAGTACATCAAACCAAATATCCAAAATCACCTAATAATAAGGCTGGTAAATATTATTGTCCTATGCACTGTGAAGGCGATAAGGTGTATGATCATGCCGGCAATTGTCCTGTTTGCGGAATGAATCTGGAGAAGATACCGGATATGCGCCAAAGCACGCAATACACCTGTCCCATGCACTCCGAAATTGTGGAAGACGGGCCGGGAAGTTGTCCTATCTGTGGTATGGATCTGGTGCCGATCACTCCGGATGATGAAGATAAGACTTATGTCGATCTGTTACGCAAGTTTTGGATAGCTCTGGGCTTTACTATTCCCATTTTTATATTAGCAATGGGTGAAATGATTCCCGGCGATCCTATAGGTAAAATTATTCCCACACATATTAACGGATGGATACAACTGGCACTGACAGTGCCGGTCGTGTTTTATGCTACCTGGATGTTTTTTGAACGTGCATGGAGATCCTTCAAGACATGGAAGCTCAATATGTTCAGCCTGATTGGTCTTGGAGCTACGGCAGCGTTTATTTACAGCCTGGTCGGATTAATATTCCCTCAACTTTTTCCGTCAGAGTTCAGGGGACATCACGGCAATGTAGGCTTGTATTTTGAATCGGTATGTGTGATTCTGACTTTAGTGCTTCTGGGGCAGGTGATGGAGGCCAAAGCGCATTCAAAAACGAATTCTGCGATAAAGGAGTTGATCAAACTGGCTCCCTCTGAAGCGACTCTGGTAGAAAACGGATCGGAGCGAAAAATTGCAGTCGAGTCGATTGTAATTGGACATGTATTACGTGTAAAACCTGGCGATAAGATTCCGGTGGACGGAGAGATTGTGGATGGAAATGCTACGGTTGATGAATCTATGATATCAGGCGAACCCGTTCCTGTGGATAAACAGGTCGGTGATAAAGTTTCTTCCGGCACCATTAACGGCAACAGAACCTTTTTAATGAAGGCTGAACGCGTGGGAGATGAAACTTTGTTGTCCCAAATTATTAATATGGTCAATGATGCCAGTCGCAGCAAGGCTCCGATTCAGAAACTGACAGACCAGGTTTCCGCTATTTTTGTACCTATTGTCATTGTCATATCCATATTAACTTTTATTGCCTGGATGATCTGGGGTCCGGATCCAAGAATGGTCTTTGGATTTGCCAATTTACTGGCTGTATTAATTGTTGCCTGTCCCTGTGCTTTGGGATTGGCCACTCCAATGTCGGTCATGGTAGGTGTAGGTAAAGGCGCAAAAAACGGAATTTTAATTAAAAATGCAGAAGCACTGGAAAAGTTAAATAAAGTCAATGTATTAGTGACGGATAAAACGGGAACGCTTACAGAAGGCAAACCTACCGTCAATGAGGTCTTTGGTGTTGCTGCATCTGATGCCGATGAGGTATTGCAAATGGCTGCTGCTCTTAATCAGAACAGCACACATCCATTGGCTGAAGCTACCGTAAAAAAGGCCCAAGAGAAACATTTGAAATTGGATAAGGTTGAGGATTTTGAAAATATATCCGGTAAAGGAGTCTCCGGCACTATTGGTGGCAAGCACGTATTTCTGGGAAATGAAAAACTGTTAATCGATCAGCACATAACTATTTCAGAAGAAATACGCGGGCAGGTGGAAGCGCAACAGGCAACCGGCAAAACGGTATCTTATCTGGCTATTGATAAAGATGTGGCGGGATTTATCACCATATCGGATAAAATCAAAGCTACTGCCAAAGCGGCTATTCAACAATTGATGTCTCATGGTGTAGATGTAGTCATGATCACGGGTGATAATGCAAAAACGGCTAATGCGGTAGCAGATGAATTAGGAATCAAACATTTTCTGTCTCAGGCTCTTCCGGAAGATAAGTTACAGGAAATAAAGAAGATGCAGGCTAAAGGGCAAATTGTAGCAATGGCCGGAGACGGGATCAATGACGCACCGGCACTTGCTCAGGCAGATATTGGAATAGCGATGGGAACCGGGACTGACGTGGCGATCGAAAGTGCACAGGTCACCTTGCTAAAGGGAGATCTGACCGGAATAGTCAAAGCTAAGATTTTGAGTGAGAAACTGACACGCAATATTAAAGAGAATCTGACTTTTGCATTTTTATATAATGTACTGGGTATACCTGTAGCAGCCGGAATTCTGTATCCGGTATTTGGACTGTTGTTATCTCCTATGATTGCTGCTGCAGCTATGAGTTTCAGTTCCGTTTCTGTTATTTTAAACTCATTACGGTTGAATGCAGCCAGGATTGACCGTTAG
- a CDS encoding DUF983 domain-containing protein has protein sequence MKYTLSNELKSALEGKCPRCRKGDLFKAPLFSFRSKKMNETCPHCGLKFEKEPGYFYVAMYISYAFNVAELLTACFATYFLTNNLESPWLYLGVSLSAAILMAPVNYRYSRVVLLYWLTPSFRYRPDIYDVQ, from the coding sequence ATGAAATATACACTGTCGAACGAATTGAAATCTGCACTGGAAGGTAAGTGCCCGCGATGCAGAAAAGGAGATCTGTTCAAAGCTCCTCTCTTTAGTTTCAGGTCTAAAAAAATGAACGAGACCTGTCCGCACTGTGGTCTCAAATTTGAAAAAGAACCCGGCTACTTTTATGTAGCTATGTATATCAGCTATGCATTTAATGTAGCTGAGTTGCTAACGGCCTGTTTTGCCACTTACTTCCTTACAAACAACCTGGAGTCTCCATGGTTATATCTGGGGGTATCACTATCTGCAGCTATACTCATGGCTCCGGTGAACTACAGATATTCCAGAGTCGTATTGCTTTATTGGCTTACGCCTTCTTTCAGGTACAGGCCTGATATCTACGATGTCCAATAA
- a CDS encoding helix-turn-helix domain-containing protein — MVASIPILDQCSLSRTQENTITVEALSSYLSRNKNLVFPHRHSFYQLLLFTQGGGTHAIDFETFDIVPWQIYMMLPGQIHRWDFEGEMDGFIVNFQPDFFHTFLLRPEYLHQFSFFSGLIKDQVFDISPELQNEVVRLFQELLRTGDLDFAKITLLYLFKTLERSPVLQNKSESAAYNHTLLRNFMSLIESNYRTLRLPKDYAKLLFITPNHLNALVKESIGLSAGELIRNRVLLEAKRLLVIQDYSISEIAYGLNFNDNSYFTKFFKKNEGITPEEFRKKHI, encoded by the coding sequence ATGGTAGCAAGCATCCCTATATTAGACCAATGCTCTTTGTCCCGCACACAGGAGAATACGATCACCGTAGAGGCTTTGTCTTCTTATCTGTCTCGTAATAAGAATCTTGTGTTTCCTCACAGACATAGCTTTTATCAACTCTTATTATTCACACAGGGCGGAGGAACTCATGCTATTGATTTTGAAACTTTTGATATAGTTCCATGGCAGATTTATATGATGCTGCCTGGTCAGATTCATCGTTGGGATTTTGAGGGAGAGATGGACGGATTTATTGTAAATTTTCAACCTGATTTTTTTCATACATTTCTGTTGCGTCCGGAATATCTGCATCAGTTTTCTTTTTTTTCAGGCTTGATAAAGGATCAGGTATTTGATATCAGTCCGGAGCTGCAAAATGAGGTTGTGCGCTTGTTTCAGGAGCTGCTCCGTACCGGAGATCTGGATTTTGCTAAAATTACCTTATTATATCTGTTCAAAACACTGGAAAGAAGTCCTGTACTACAAAATAAATCCGAGAGTGCTGCATACAACCATACCCTATTAAGGAATTTCATGAGTCTTATCGAGAGCAATTACAGGACGCTGCGACTGCCTAAAGATTATGCGAAACTTCTGTTTATAACGCCTAATCACCTGAATGCACTGGTGAAGGAATCTATTGGCTTATCAGCCGGAGAGCTTATACGAAACCGGGTACTACTGGAAGCAAAACGCCTTCTGGTTATCCAGGATTATTCGATTAGTGAAATAGCCTACGGCCTGAACTTTAATGATAATTCCTATTTCACCAAATTTTTTAAGAAAAACGAGGGTATTACTCCCGAAGAATTTAGAAAAAAACACATATAA
- a CDS encoding Glu/Leu/Phe/Val family dehydrogenase: MSHTSQENYSFFKGVSQNFDKAAKFTSFSSGILEQIKACNSILQVKFPVKIGDKIEVIEAYRVQHSHHKLPCKGGIRFSIEVNQDEVMALAALMTYKCAIVNVPFGGGKGGIKIDSRKYTEFELEKITRRYTSELVKKNFIGPGIDVPAPDYGTGAREMSWILDTYSSLNPNDINAQACVTGKPISQGGVRGRTEATGLGVYFGVREACSFADDMEKLGISTGIAGKRIIVQGLGNVGYHAAKFFQDGGALIVGLIEYEGAIYNAKGFDVDAVLAHRKATGSILNYEGAQNFKNGAEGLEQPCDILIPAALESVIHEGNADRIQAKIIGEAANGPLTPKADEILNKKGVLIIPDMYLNAGGVTVSYFEWLKNLSHVRYGRLEKRFSENMYAELVNIIESLTSKKVSELERKIILRGPDEIDLIYSGLEDTMIGSYQEIREVYKSTAGVEDLRTAAFICAINKVGAAYEQLGIFP; this comes from the coding sequence ATGTCCCACACATCACAAGAAAATTACAGCTTTTTCAAAGGTGTTAGTCAAAATTTTGATAAAGCAGCCAAATTCACTTCCTTCTCTTCCGGAATATTGGAACAAATCAAAGCCTGTAATTCTATTTTACAGGTCAAGTTTCCGGTCAAGATCGGAGACAAGATTGAAGTAATTGAAGCGTATCGTGTTCAGCACTCTCATCACAAGTTGCCTTGTAAAGGTGGTATTCGCTTTAGCATTGAGGTCAATCAGGATGAAGTAATGGCTTTAGCAGCACTGATGACTTACAAATGTGCGATTGTCAATGTACCATTCGGAGGAGGAAAGGGAGGGATAAAGATTGACTCCCGAAAATACACCGAATTTGAACTGGAAAAGATCACCCGCCGATACACCTCAGAATTAGTTAAAAAGAATTTTATCGGACCAGGAATAGATGTACCTGCACCGGATTACGGAACCGGAGCCAGAGAGATGAGCTGGATACTGGATACCTACTCTTCGCTGAATCCTAACGATATCAATGCGCAGGCCTGTGTGACGGGTAAACCTATTTCGCAGGGTGGAGTGAGAGGACGTACAGAAGCAACAGGGCTCGGAGTATACTTTGGTGTTCGTGAGGCATGCTCTTTTGCAGATGATATGGAAAAACTCGGAATCAGCACCGGCATAGCCGGCAAACGGATCATCGTACAGGGATTAGGGAATGTGGGATACCATGCTGCCAAATTCTTTCAGGATGGAGGAGCGCTTATTGTAGGACTTATTGAGTATGAAGGAGCAATATATAATGCTAAAGGTTTCGATGTGGATGCTGTGCTTGCACATCGCAAAGCGACAGGCTCTATTCTGAATTATGAAGGTGCGCAAAACTTTAAAAACGGAGCCGAAGGATTAGAACAACCCTGTGATATCCTTATTCCTGCAGCATTAGAATCTGTTATCCATGAAGGAAATGCAGACCGTATCCAGGCAAAAATAATCGGAGAAGCAGCCAACGGACCGCTCACGCCCAAAGCTGATGAAATCCTGAACAAAAAAGGTGTGCTGATCATTCCGGATATGTACCTGAATGCCGGCGGTGTAACCGTATCGTATTTCGAATGGCTCAAAAATCTGAGTCATGTCAGATATGGACGTCTTGAAAAACGATTCAGTGAAAATATGTATGCAGAGTTGGTGAATATCATAGAATCACTCACCAGTAAGAAAGTTTCAGAACTGGAACGTAAGATCATTCTGCGTGGTCCGGATGAAATAGATCTTATTTACTCCGGTCTTGAAGATACCATGATCGGATCATATCAGGAAATCCGGGAAGTATACAAAAGTACAGCAGGTGTAGAGGATCTACGTACCGCAGCCTTTATATGTGCAATTAATAAAGTTGGAGCAGCATACGAACAATTAGGAATCTTCCCTTAA
- a CDS encoding organic hydroperoxide resistance protein, whose product MKTLYTAVATATGGRNGHVKTDNEVLDLQVRMPKELGGANNDYTNPEQLFAAGYAACFDSALNLVISKSNIKTGETSVTAHVGIGSLEGGGFGLEAELIVNIPGIELKEAQTLVEKAHRICPYSNATRGNIEVKLTVSNS is encoded by the coding sequence ATGAAAACTTTGTATACAGCAGTTGCAACAGCAACGGGAGGCCGTAATGGTCATGTAAAGACAGATAATGAAGTGTTAGATCTTCAGGTCAGAATGCCAAAAGAACTAGGAGGTGCTAATAATGATTATACAAATCCTGAACAATTGTTTGCGGCAGGATATGCGGCTTGCTTTGACAGCGCATTAAACCTGGTGATCAGTAAATCTAACATCAAAACCGGAGAGACAAGTGTCACAGCTCATGTCGGAATAGGAAGTTTAGAAGGTGGTGGTTTTGGGTTGGAAGCCGAATTAATAGTAAATATTCCGGGAATAGAATTAAAGGAAGCACAGACTCTGGTCGAAAAGGCACATCGTATTTGTCCATATTCTAATGCTACAAGAGGAAATATAGAAGTCAAATTAACAGTAAGTAATTCATAA
- a CDS encoding MarR family winged helix-turn-helix transcriptional regulator — MEEELMLDHQVCFPIYALYREIVQQYRPLLDKLDLTYPQYLVLLVMWEHPLQTVNQIGQRLRLDSGTLTPLLKRMEQKGLIVRKRSHQDERTVEISLTNAGQQLSASAKCIPGQMLAEMGITLEELIQLKTIASKILNRNH, encoded by the coding sequence ATGGAAGAAGAATTAATGTTAGATCATCAGGTATGTTTCCCGATATATGCGTTATATCGGGAAATTGTTCAGCAATACAGACCTCTGTTGGACAAGCTGGATTTGACGTATCCGCAGTATCTGGTATTATTGGTGATGTGGGAGCATCCTTTACAAACCGTTAATCAGATCGGGCAACGTCTCAGGTTGGATAGCGGCACACTTACACCATTATTGAAGCGTATGGAGCAAAAGGGACTCATTGTCCGCAAGCGTAGTCATCAGGACGAAAGAACTGTGGAAATATCCCTTACAAATGCCGGGCAGCAACTCTCTGCAAGTGCAAAATGTATCCCCGGACAGATGCTGGCAGAGATGGGGATAACACTGGAAGAGCTTATTCAATTAAAAACTATTGCCAGTAAAATATTAAACAGGAATCACTAA
- a CDS encoding hydrogen peroxide-inducible genes activator, with amino-acid sequence MTLVQLEYIIAVDTYRSFVAAAEKCFVTQPTLSMQIQKLEESLGAKIFDRSRQPVVPTEIGEKIIHQARIVLTESKKITEIVQHSRGELEGTLKVGIIPTVAPYLLPRVLSSFMQQFPKLQLQIWEYTTERIIHELKVGILDCGILSTPLHDNSIQEIPLFYETFVGYVSEKSNLFEKKMISPEDIAHEKLWLLNEGHCMRGQVLNICHFKHNQDTEGTFEYNTGSVETLKRMVDINSGMTILPEMSILDYDEEQLLRVRYFKAPEPVREISIVTTQNYVKRQAIQALEKEILKAVPDRFKNKKKKDIMEFGL; translated from the coding sequence ATGACGCTCGTCCAATTGGAATACATTATAGCTGTAGATACTTACCGTAGTTTCGTTGCTGCCGCAGAAAAGTGTTTTGTCACACAGCCAACCCTGAGTATGCAGATCCAAAAGCTGGAAGAATCATTGGGCGCCAAAATCTTCGACCGGAGCCGTCAACCCGTTGTTCCGACAGAAATAGGAGAGAAGATCATACATCAGGCACGGATTGTGCTTACAGAAAGCAAAAAAATAACAGAGATCGTACAGCATAGCAGAGGGGAATTAGAAGGGACATTGAAAGTAGGTATTATTCCGACAGTAGCTCCTTACTTATTACCACGTGTTTTATCATCTTTTATGCAGCAATTTCCAAAACTGCAGTTGCAGATCTGGGAATATACAACAGAACGAATTATTCATGAACTGAAAGTAGGAATTCTGGATTGCGGTATTCTTTCCACACCACTTCATGATAACAGTATTCAGGAAATACCGCTTTTTTATGAAACATTTGTAGGCTATGTGTCCGAAAAAAGCAACCTTTTTGAAAAGAAAATGATTAGTCCGGAAGATATTGCACATGAAAAACTCTGGTTGCTGAATGAAGGACATTGCATGAGAGGGCAGGTGCTTAATATCTGTCATTTCAAGCATAATCAGGATACAGAGGGTACTTTTGAGTACAACACCGGAAGCGTAGAGACCTTAAAAAGAATGGTAGATATCAATTCGGGAATGACTATACTTCCTGAAATGAGTATTCTGGATTACGATGAGGAACAGTTATTGCGCGTAAGGTATTTCAAAGCTCCTGAACCGGTACGTGAGATCAGCATCGTGACCACTCAAAACTATGTAAAGCGTCAGGCAATACAGGCGCTTGAAAAAGAAATTTTGAAAGCGGTACCGGACAGATTTAAGAATAAAAAGAAAAAAGATATCATGGAGTTTGGTCTCTAA